The DNA sequence TGAATGTGTCGATTTCCACCCATTTTTCTTCTTCATCGTCGTATTTCATCAATGTTAATGCACTGATTGTTTCTTCATAGTCAATACCTGCCAGTTTAACTTGGCCGAAGATATCTTCGAATTCTTGGCTTGTTAAACCTTGAGCAATTGTAAAATGCGGAACAAATGAATGTTCTGGTTGGCCATGGAAATCACCGTTGTTGAAACGATCATTCAATTCTTCTAATTCTGGTGTTTTTTCAACTTTGAAATAAATCACATTATTCACAGGCGCAAAGTTAGAAGCTTTTGTCGCATGAATGTATAGTGGTTCAATACCTTCGATACGTGATTTGATTTCTTCTTTTACTTTATCTAAATCTCCTTCTTCAACCTCAAATGAATCTTTGATTGTGATATGAGGCGGAATTTGTGCATAGCGTTCGTCATAGCGTTTACGATATGCATCAATTTTTTCACGGAACGTTTTTGATGGAATTAATGCTAACCCTAAAATCATTTGAATTCCTCCTTAATTGAACTATATGGCCATTATAGCAAATATTGAATGAAATCGTTACCAAAAACCGAAACTTTACAGAATTAACTGAATAATTTATTCTGCCAAGAAATATAATAATAAAGGTTCCATTAATTTTTTCCAGTATTTCCAGCGATGTCCCCCATCAAACTCTTCATAATGATGTGTGACTTGAAGCTGTTCGAATAATGCTTTAAGTTCCCTATTCGGTGTTAAGAAATCTGCACGTTCGCCTGTTGTCGGCAGCGCAAAATCAATTTCTTCTTTACCGACTGCATGCCATACATTCAATTGATCAATAAATTGGCAGCGGTTTGCGAGCAAATCCACTACTTCATTGAACATCGGACTGAACATGCCGACTTGATTAAACAAGCGCGGATAAGATAACGCAGTCATCAATGCAATCGAACCCGCTAGGCTGTCCCCTAATAAAATACGTCCGCTTGCGACTTTGAAAGTCGGGAAAGTTTTATCGATATAAGGCAAAATTTCTTGTCCCATTGCCTTCACTGTTAATGGCGAACGGCTGCCGTCAGGTGAAAATTCTTCTCTGCGTTTATCTACCGTTTCATAATGGAATCCGATAATAATGGCACGTTCGACTTCTTCATTTTTTCTTAAACGTTCATAGGCACGGTGGATTTGTCCGAAACGAAAGAAATCCAAGCCGTCAAAACAAAAAACAACTTTATATTTAAACAAAGGCGTGTAATTTTCAGGTAAATATATCGATAACGTAATATCACGTTCTAAGATATCACTGTGAAAAATAGTTTTATTAATAGTACCTGCTTTTAATTCTGTCACAATACTCTCTCCTCATTTTTGTCATATTTTCATTTTAACAATTTTTACACGGATTTGGTATTAACCCAGATTCCATCTAAGTTTATCGCGTTATTCCGATTAATCTAATGCGGTTTTCATTATTAATTTTAATCTTTAATTTTGTTAAAACTGTTGCACGGAATCTTTAGC is a window from the Staphylococcus sp. IVB6181 genome containing:
- a CDS encoding YjcG family protein, with translation MILGLALIPSKTFREKIDAYRKRYDERYAQIPPHITIKDSFEVEEGDLDKVKEEIKSRIEGIEPLYIHATKASNFAPVNNVIYFKVEKTPELEELNDRFNNGDFHGQPEHSFVPHFTIAQGLTSQEFEDIFGQVKLAGIDYEETISALTLMKYDDEEEKWVEIDTFNFK
- a CDS encoding esterase family protein, which gives rise to MTELKAGTINKTIFHSDILERDITLSIYLPENYTPLFKYKVVFCFDGLDFFRFGQIHRAYERLRKNEEVERAIIIGFHYETVDKRREEFSPDGSRSPLTVKAMGQEILPYIDKTFPTFKVASGRILLGDSLAGSIALMTALSYPRLFNQVGMFSPMFNEVVDLLANRCQFIDQLNVWHAVGKEEIDFALPTTGERADFLTPNRELKALFEQLQVTHHYEEFDGGHRWKYWKKLMEPLLLYFLAE